AGCGTCATAGGAGGAAGAGACAGTGATCTGTGGCGTGCCGGCCTGATTGTACCAGAGCGAGAACTGCTTGAGATCGCGACCATTGGCATCCTCGAAGGACTTCACGAAGTCTTCGACAGTGGCGGCTTCGCCGTCATGGCGCTCGAAATAGAGATCCATGCCCTTCTTGAAACCATCACGACCGAGAATGGTGGCGATCATGCGGGTGACTTCGGAACCCTTCTCGTAGACGGTCGTCGTGTAGAAGTTGTTGATCTCGCGATAGGCCGTCGGGCGGACCGGATGCGCGAGCGGGCCGGCATCCTCGGGGAACTGTTCGGAGCGCAGGTGACGGACTTCCGCGATGCGCTTCACCGGGCGCGAGCGCTGGTCGGCGGAGAACTCGTGGTCGCGATAGACGGTGAGACCTTCCTTCAGGCACAGCTGGAACCAGTCGCGGCAGGTAATGCGGTTGCCGGTCCAGTTATGGAAGTACTCGTGGGCGATGATCGCTTCGATATTGGCATAGTCCTGGTCAGTCGCCGTTTCCGGATCGGCCAGCACATACTTGTCGTTGAAGATGTTGAGGCCCTTGTTTTCCATGGCCCCCATGTTGAAGTCGGACACGGCGACGATCATGAAGATGTCGAGGTCGTATTCGCGACCGAAGACTTCCTCGTCCCATTTCATCGAGCGCTTCAGCGCGTCCATGGCATAGGCAGCGCGGGCTTCCTTGCCGTGTTCGACATAGATCTTCAGAGCGACTTCGCGATCGGACATGGTGGTGAAGGTGTCTTCGACCACGCCGAGATCGCCGGCGACGAGCGCAAAGAGATAGGACGGTTTCGGATGCGGGTCGAACCAGGCGGCGAAGTGCTTGCCCGGGCCGTAGCCGGCGCCACCGAGGAAGTTACCGTTCGACAGCAGCAGCGGATTGGCATCCTTGTCGGCGATGATGTTGACCGTGTAGACGGCAAGCACATCGGGACGGTCGGGGAAATAGGTGATGCGGCGGAAGCCCTCGGCCTCGCACTGGGTGCAATAGATGCCGTTGGAGCGATAGAGGCCCATCAGCTGGGTGTTGGCCTCCGGATTGATCTGCGTCGTGACGGTAATTTCGAAGGGAACCGTTTCCGGCAGGTCGCGGATCGTCAGGCTCTCGGGTGTTGCCGTGTAGCGTTCGGCGGCCAGCTCCATCTGATCGAACATGAGGCCGGTCATGTTCAGATCGTCGCCGTCGAGAACGAGAGGGGCCGTAGTATCAGCGCCTTCGCGGCGGTGAAAGATCAGTCGTGCTTCCACCTTGGTCTCGGTGGGATCAAGCTCGAAGGTCAGGTCTACGCGTTCCAGCACGAAGTCGGTGGGGCGGTAGTCTGCCAGATGAATGATCCGGCCCGTATCTGTTCGCATGTTTTGTCCTGATCGTAAGTAGATGCCGCCTTGCGGCACCGGCATACGAAATACGCCCGCAGGATCACCGCCAGAATATTGTAGATGATTGCATCAATTCCTGAACGATTGTTAAAACGGAGAGGATTTTGGTGGTCATTTTTGGACAACCACCGTCGAGTTTTCCGTTGGCTATTTCAGGCCGAAGGCGGCGCGGATCGAATCGTCGCTCTCGTTCTGCTGGACGATGACGCCATACCAGCCGAGACCATCGTAGTCTTCATATCCCAGCGTCTTGGCGAAGGCGACGATGGAGCCCTTGCCGTCGTAATAGCTGCCGCGCATCTGTCCCTCGGGATTGTGAAGGGCGAAGTGGGTGTAGCGGCGTTCCGGACTGCTGGAGGCGATCACCCGGAGCGCGCCGTCGAGCAGCAAGACCTCGGTCTTTTCCGCCACCTGCGGCGGCAGGTTGGCCTCTTTTTCCACGATGGCCTGCCCCTGCATCTGCCAGTCGAAATAGACGCCCAGTGTACCGACGAGTTCGCCGTCGGAACGGCCGCCTGCGCGGATCCCGGTGGCATAGACAAGGACGTCGCGATTGTCGTGGGCTAGGCTGGTCTTCACTTCGTCGACCACATAGTCGTCGCCGCTGGCGCATTGGCGGGCCGCGACGAACCACGGTTCGGCGGAGAAGCTACGGTCCCTGAGCGCCCGCTGATACTTCGGATTGGCCGAGGCGACGACCCTGCCGTTCGCGTCGGTCATCACGAGGTCGAGATAGACGGTGTAGAAACGGTTGATGACCCCGAGGCGTTCTGCGGCATAAGAGAAACGGGCATTCGTCGGATCTTCCAGCGCCTGCCAGAGAGCCGGGTCGGTGGCCCACCAGCGCACGTCGGCGGTTCGTTCGAACAGGTTGCGAACGATGAACTGCACGAGAGTCTGGGCAAGGTCCGTCAGACGCACGCCTTCCATCTGCTTGACGAGATCATCGGCCATGCTGCGGCCGACGCCGATGCGGCCGAGGACATTTTCCTGAAAGCGGTCGGCAATATCGGCGGCGGCCTGGGCGAGGCGCTGCACTTCGTTCGCCACGACTGCGAAGCCCTTGCCGGTTTCCCCGGCGCGCGCGGCTTCGATCAGGGCATTGATGGCCAGAAGCCTGATCTGTTTCACCACATGGGTATTTTCGGCGCTGAAGCGCTCCAGGTCGACACCGATCCCCTCCGTGACAAGCCGCATCGAGCGGGGGGTGGCGACTGCGGGGGCATTACTTTTCAACTTCGGAACGGCTTCGCTCATCGGCAACTATCCGCAAAAGGATTTCGGTTGTCAAAATCCCGCCGACAATGGGAGGAATTGGCAGCGGGCGTGGAAAAATAAATGCAATTGAACGCGGTCAAGTATCCGTGAAATTGGTTAACTGAGAATAAAGTATATTTCGTCAAATTTACTGGAGCTGAGCCGTTCTACGGCTCGATATCGCCTCCGCCGCCGATAGGTCCTTGCCTCTTGCCGCGATAAGCGACTATCTTCCGACCGAAGCTTCGCCGTCGAACAGCAGTCTCGTCCGGTTGCTGCAATTCCGTGTTCTTGTATTCAGAGCCCTGCCGATGGCCCCCGCCGTATATGATCCCATCCGGGGCATTCTTCTCAAGGTTTTCTCAGTCACGGCCTTCGTCGGAATGCAGAGCTGCATCAAGCTGACCGGGGGAGAATTGCCGACCGGCCAGGTCAGCTTCTACCGATCCGCCTTCGCCATCCTGCCGATACTGCTTTATCTGGCATTCAAGGGCGAACTGCGCACCGCCTTCCAGACCAGCAATCCATTCGGTCACCTGAAGCGGGGGCTGCTCGGCGTGGCCTCCATGATCGTGGGCTTCTACGGGCTCATTCTTCTGCCGATGCCCGATGCGATCGCAATCGGCTATGCCATGCCGTTGCTTGCCGTGGTTTTTGCGGCGATCTTCCTGCGTGAGAATGTCAGGATCTACCGCTGGAGCGCCGTCTTTGTCGGAATGATCGGCGTTTCCATCATCTCCTGGCCGAAATTGACCCTTTTCAGCGAACAGGGCCTGGAATCGCAGGCGGCCGTAGGCGCCTGTGCGGTACTTCTGGCTGCTGCGCTGGGCGCGACCGCCATGCTTCAGTTGCGCCAGCTGGTGCAGGAGGAGCGGACGGCGACTATCGTCCTGTTCTTTTCGCTGACGGCTTCGGTATTGTCGGCGATGAGCTGGTTCTTCGGCTGGCACGCCCTGACCTGGGAGACGCTCGGATTTATGGTCATGGCCGGTTTCTTCGGAGGGCTGGGTCAGATCCTGCTCACCGAAAGCTATCGCTTCGCGGACGTCTCGACTATCGCACCGTTCGAATACTGTTCGATCATCCTCGGATCGATCATCGCTTTCCTGCTGTTCGACGAGATCCCGACTTTGACCACGCTGATCGGTGCATTCTTCGTCATCGGCGCGGGTATCTTCATCATCTTCCGTGAGCACCAGCTTGGGCTGGAGCGTCGTGCCGCCCGTAAGGCCTCGACGCTGCAATAGCCGCGAACCGCACCGTCTCAGCACCTCAGGACAGGCGATCTCCAATGCCGCCGGACGAGTCAGGCCCCTGCATCGGCAGCGGTTTGGACTGGAAGTCCGTCTTCTCCGACGGCCCCTCGCTGGAGGGGCGGCGCGTCATGCGATAGCCGGCATAGCCCGCATAGAGTGCGAAGGCTGCTGCAAGGAACCAGATGAGGCCGTTCGGACCGAAATATTCCATCAGCGTACCGCCCATCAGCGGTCCGGTAACGGTTCCAAGGCCGTAAAGGATCATGATCGCGCTGGAGATCTTCACGTATTCGTCGGGTTCCGCCATGTCGTTGGCGTGCGCGACGTTCAGCGCGTAGACGGGATAGAGCACGGTGCCGACGAAGAAGCCGGCAATGTAGAGCGCCACGGGGCTACCGCCGAAGATCAGCATGGCAAAGCAGGCCGTGAGACCGAAAATACCTGAACCGATCATCACGAGACGCCGATCGATGAAGTCCGAAAGGCGTCCGAGCGGCATTTGCGCGATCGCGCCGCCGGCGAGAAACGCGGCAAGCAGCGTAGCACCTTGCGCGGTGGTCATGCCGACATTCTGAGAGTAGACGCCGCCAAGGCTGCCCCATGTGCCGGAAAGCGCGCCCGACAGGAGCGAGCCGAAGAAGGCGACCGGCGAGCGTTTGAGCAGGCGCTTCAGGTCGAACTTGGCTTCCGCGATGGGAGCGGGCGATTGGGCCGTCGAAAGCGCGGTTGGAAAGAGAGCCAGGCAGAAGAGCAGGGCGCAAACGATGAAGAGTTCCGTGCCCTTCGGATCGCCGAGCGGCACGAGATACTGCCCGCCGATCGAACCGGAGAGGGCCGTAATCATGTAGACCGAAAAGAGAGCTCCCCGGTTTTCATTGTTCACGCGCTCGTTCAACCAGCTTTCGATCAGCAGGTAGGCGCCGGCAATGGCAAAGCCGGCAAGGCCACGAAAGAGCATCCATGCACGCCAGTCCACGACCAGCGAGCACAACAGCACCGAGACCGTCAGAAGGGTCAGAAGCGCGGTGAAGACACGCACATGGCCCACGCGGCGAACGAAGATCGGCGTGACGATACAGGAGAGCGTGAAGCCGAAGGTGTAGGCCGTCGCGATGATCGAGATGGTGAACGTCGCCCAGCCCTCGTCGATCGCACGGATCGGCAGGAGGAAATTCATCAGGCCAAAACCCGCCATCATCAGCAGGGTCGAGAGCATGAGCGAGGCGATCGAGGCGAGGCTGGCCAGCATCGGATAACCCTGAAATGACGAAAGTGAATTGTGCCTTTATTCGAATGTTGGCGAACTGTCGATTGCGACAGGTTTCGACGCAAAGCCGAGTTATGCGATGCATGCTCAATTTTTCGTTAGCTGGCGGTAATAAAGCTGTCACCGCGCGACATTTTCATTTAATTTAAAAGAATTAGAATTACACTCTGATGCAACGGGTACGCGGGATGCGCCAAGCGTCCGTTGCAAATGTTGATATTATGAATTGCGTAACTGGCTTATTCTATTTGCGACGCCGCTATCGCGGTCAATGCTCCGGTGGTTCTGCGGATGCACCGGAGGTGCGTAGTTGCGCACTTGATCGTCGACTCTAGGGGAAGGGCGTCCATGGCTTATTCCGCTGAACAACTGGCTGCCAATCCGCTTTTCGTGGAGATCCTGAAGGCTTTCGCGATTGAGCTTCGTGGTCGTTATGACGAGCAGCCGAGGCTGGCGCGGTTTCTGGCTTCCCATCAGCGCTGGCTTCTGAGCCAGGCCGCTTTCGCGCTTCATCTCGAATATGACCCGGACGAGCCGAATTCCGGCCTTACAACGACCCGGTTGAGGGAAATCGTCACGACGGGAAATGCGGCAAGCCGCAACACGGTACTGAATTTCCTCGATCAGCTGGTCAGCTATCGTTTCGTCAAGATCGCGGGCGATCCCGCGCGCCGGCCGCGTCGCTTCGAGGCGGCGGATGTTACGACGAAGGCGATGTTCGGCTGGATGGTGGCCAACTTGTCCGCGCTTGACGGGCTGGACGGCGGCGGCAGGGCGAAGACGCTTATGGAAAAGCCGGAACTCTTCAAGCTGATCCAGCCGCAGGTAGCGCGTAGATCCTTCGACAACGTCCAGTGGCGCGAGCCGCCGCCAAGGGTTGCTATGTTTCTCTGGACGGAAGCCGGCGGACTGGTCATGGACGAGTTGATCCGTCGGGTGAAGCTCTCCGAGGAGATCGATGGCCGTTTCGATATCGGCCGGATCGATGCCCGGTTGATGGCCGAGCAGTTCATGATGTCGCGCACCCATCTGCAGCGGCTTTTCCGCAAGGCGATCGATGAAGACTGCCTTCAATGGCAGGACGAAACGAAGAAAAGCAATCTCTGGTTTACTGCTGATTTCCTGGCTGAATATTGCCGGTGGCAGGCCGTGAAATTCGCAATCGTCGATCAGGTTTTCGAGGATGTTGGCGGCAAGCTGGCGGCAGAGGGAGAGTGCGACGCCGCTCATCGCAATGCTGCCGTAGGCGACCCCTAGTCGCCCCAGCGTGCATGCAGCTTGATTTCCGAGGTTGCTTCAGAGCGGAATCTGACGGATCAGCGCGTTGTCGCCGCGCGCGGCGCGGCTGGTCATGCCACGAACCTCGTTCGAATACACTTCCGAGGCGCTGACGGCATTGCCGATCTGGGAGACTGCGGCCTTCAGGCGGCGGAGCGGGTGAAACATCAGGGTCATGGTATTCGGTCCTTGCATTCGTGCGTCCGGGCGCGGCTGTCGCGCAGAATTCCCGTATGAGTTTAGGAAGGTGTCACAATTGTGCAATGCACAATATTTCCGGTCTGCAATGCAGTTGGCGCAGGTCCGCTTGCAGGCGGTGCCTGCAGAATTTAGTTCTGGCGGAAGTCGGCGAACACGGCAGCCGGGCGCGAGGCGACGCCAAGACGGCTGAAAACGCGCGCCGTAAGCTGTTCGTTCGTTGCTGAACCGAAGTGATGATAGGGCTGCCCGGAGCGTACGGGCTCGCTGGCGAGACGCAGGGTCTCAAACTTGCAGTGAATGGGGCGGGCGCGCATAGACATCTCTGTCAATCCTTGTATGCCGAATCCTCCCATGACTTAAGTTTATATTGCAGCGCAGCATTGTTTCTGCAAGGCAGGCGTGTGCGGCCCTGCATTGCGCCGGACGCATGGCTATCTTCATATTCCTTTAATAAATGACGCTTTTTTGACCGTTTACGGGCGATTCAGTCGGGCTCTGAAGGCCTGAAGGTCCTGCCACGCCAGCGCCTTGCTGGCTGGAGCGGTCAGCAGTTCCTGCGGATGCAGGGTGGCAATGGCCGGGACGGCGTGACCGCCGCAGGCAATATCACGCCATTGACCGCGAAGGGCGTGGATGGTGCCGGTCTCGCCGAAGAAGAAGCGTGCGGTGAAATTGCCGAGAAGAAGCACGGTCTTCGGCTCGGCAAGCTCGATCTGCCTTTCGATGAAGGGGCGGCAGATGGCGGTTTCCGGCTGAGAAGGGGTCCGGTCCCCCGGCGGACGCCAGGGCATGACGGTGGTAATCATCACGTCGGCGCGAGAAAGTCCGATGGCTGCGAGCATGCGGTCGAGAAGAAGCCCGGCGCGGCCCGAAAAGGCCGCCCCCTCGCGGTCGTCGTCGCCGGATGGCATGGGACCGATGACCATGATCCCGCTCGCCGCATCGCCGCTGGCAAAGATCGTCGAACGGGCGGATGTCTTCAGGTTGCAGCCGCCGAAACCTTCGAGCGCGGTCTTGAGCTCGGCAAGTGAACGCGCGCTCTCGGCCGCAAAGCGCGCCTCCGTAACGGCATGCTCGTCTGGAACTGCGGGAGCCTGAGCCGGGGCAGTTGGGCGAGGGGCCGAGCGTTCGGCAGTGGGTCGCGTACGTTCGGGTGCTGCTGTCTGGGTCGGGGCGTTCGGGCTGGCAGAAGTGGTCGCTGCCGATGCGCGCGGGCCGCGGGCACGCTGTTCGGCGAATTCGGCGACACGATCGACCGCCTCGTCATCGACAAGCCAATCGACGCCTGCCTCTGCATAAAAATGCAGGAGCGCGGCCAGTTCGGCGGGCGTCATGTCGCGGGCAGGGGTCATGAACGGGTCTTAACCCAAAGCGCGGCGGACAGGAAGGCCGGGGCGGCGATTATCGGGCAGCCGTGATCGCGGGTTGCCCGTTTTCGTCGTTCCTTCCGGTCTTGGCTTGCTCCGGTGTTCCTGTGCGTACGAGCGGTATGTCCCGCAGACCGTTTCCTATCAGGCCGTCCACTGCTCGATATCGTCGCGCTCGCCGATGAGCGAGAGGCCGTGGGCGATCGACACCATTTCGCCGCCGGTTTCGATCCGGTCGGTATCGAAGCGGTTGGTGAAGATGCGGCGGACGGCCGGAACGAAGGAGGTGCCGCCCGTCAGGAACACCTTGTCGATGCTTTCGGGCGCCGTACCGGTGCTTGCCAGTACGTCGTCGAGCGCGCCTTCGATGCGGGCGAGGTCGTCGGCGATCCAGTTTTCGAAGTCGCTGCGCTTCACGCTTTTGCGGCCGGCCGCGCCGAGTGGAGCGAAGTGGAATTCGGCCTCTTCGGCGCTTGAAAGCGCCATCTTGGTGGCCGACACGGCCTGATAGAGCGGGTAGCCCTCGTCATGCTCGATGAGCTCGATGAAGAGTTCCAGCTTGTCAGGCTCGGTCGCCTGCCGCACCAGCGATTGCAGGTCGGCGAACTCGCGCGAGGTCTTGAACACCGAAAGCTGGTTCCATCGCGAGAAGCTGAGGTAATAATTGCTCGGCACATCGAGCAATTTGCCGAAGCTCTTGAACTGGCTGCCCTTGCCGATTTCCGGCGCTACCAGATGCTCGATGATGCGCGCGTCGAACTGGTCACCCGCAAGGCCGACACCGGAATGGCCGACCGGCGTGGCGCTGACGCGCCCTGCATTTGTTTCGAAGCGGATCAGCGAATAGTCGGTAGTACCGCCGCCGAAGTCGGCGACCAGAACGGTCGCGTCCTTCTTGAGGTTGCGGGCGAAGTAGAAGGCCGCCGCCACCGGTTCGTAGACGTAATGCACTTCCGGAAAGCCGAAGCGGGAAAGCGCCTCGTTATAGCGGGTCATCGCGAGCTGAGGATCGGGATTGGAGCCCGCGAAATGCACCGG
The window above is part of the Rhizobium sp. ACO-34A genome. Proteins encoded here:
- a CDS encoding aminopeptidase N, yielding MRTDTGRIIHLADYRPTDFVLERVDLTFELDPTETKVEARLIFHRREGADTTAPLVLDGDDLNMTGLMFDQMELAAERYTATPESLTIRDLPETVPFEITVTTQINPEANTQLMGLYRSNGIYCTQCEAEGFRRITYFPDRPDVLAVYTVNIIADKDANPLLLSNGNFLGGAGYGPGKHFAAWFDPHPKPSYLFALVAGDLGVVEDTFTTMSDREVALKIYVEHGKEARAAYAMDALKRSMKWDEEVFGREYDLDIFMIVAVSDFNMGAMENKGLNIFNDKYVLADPETATDQDYANIEAIIAHEYFHNWTGNRITCRDWFQLCLKEGLTVYRDHEFSADQRSRPVKRIAEVRHLRSEQFPEDAGPLAHPVRPTAYREINNFYTTTVYEKGSEVTRMIATILGRDGFKKGMDLYFERHDGEAATVEDFVKSFEDANGRDLKQFSLWYNQAGTPQITVSSSYDAAAKTLTLSLEQMIPATPGQSNKEPMHIPLRFALIGANGDEQAPSAVTGGEVSGGVLHLTERSQTFVFSGIASRPVVSLNRSFSAPVALHFSQTTDDLALIARFETDLFSRWQAITDLALPNLTEAAGAAAKGKPISCDKGLLDALLAIAADESLEPAFRAQALALPSESDIARELGSNNDPDAIHAGRQAILKEIAVAGAATFEALYKGLASDAAYSPDAASAGRRSLRNAALGFLALSENTPVAAAEAFAKADNMTDLSQALTVLAHRFPDAPETHAALASFETRFASNALVLDKWFQIQATIPGDGALDRIMRLMQNPNFIASNPNRVRALIGTFAFGNPTGFNRADGTAYRFFAEQVLAIDKRNPQLAARLLTAMRSWRLLEPTRADHAREALMTIERSASLSNDVRDIVDRTLKG
- a CDS encoding chemotaxis protein — encoded protein: MSEAVPKLKSNAPAVATPRSMRLVTEGIGVDLERFSAENTHVVKQIRLLAINALIEAARAGETGKGFAVVANEVQRLAQAAADIADRFQENVLGRIGVGRSMADDLVKQMEGVRLTDLAQTLVQFIVRNLFERTADVRWWATDPALWQALEDPTNARFSYAAERLGVINRFYTVYLDLVMTDANGRVVASANPKYQRALRDRSFSAEPWFVAARQCASGDDYVVDEVKTSLAHDNRDVLVYATGIRAGGRSDGELVGTLGVYFDWQMQGQAIVEKEANLPPQVAEKTEVLLLDGALRVIASSSPERRYTHFALHNPEGQMRGSYYDGKGSIVAFAKTLGYEDYDGLGWYGVIVQQNESDDSIRAAFGLK
- a CDS encoding EamA family transporter; amino-acid sequence: MAPAVYDPIRGILLKVFSVTAFVGMQSCIKLTGGELPTGQVSFYRSAFAILPILLYLAFKGELRTAFQTSNPFGHLKRGLLGVASMIVGFYGLILLPMPDAIAIGYAMPLLAVVFAAIFLRENVRIYRWSAVFVGMIGVSIISWPKLTLFSEQGLESQAAVGACAVLLAAALGATAMLQLRQLVQEERTATIVLFFSLTASVLSAMSWFFGWHALTWETLGFMVMAGFFGGLGQILLTESYRFADVSTIAPFEYCSIILGSIIAFLLFDEIPTLTTLIGAFFVIGAGIFIIFREHQLGLERRAARKASTLQ
- a CDS encoding MFS transporter, translated to MLASLASIASLMLSTLLMMAGFGLMNFLLPIRAIDEGWATFTISIIATAYTFGFTLSCIVTPIFVRRVGHVRVFTALLTLLTVSVLLCSLVVDWRAWMLFRGLAGFAIAGAYLLIESWLNERVNNENRGALFSVYMITALSGSIGGQYLVPLGDPKGTELFIVCALLFCLALFPTALSTAQSPAPIAEAKFDLKRLLKRSPVAFFGSLLSGALSGTWGSLGGVYSQNVGMTTAQGATLLAAFLAGGAIAQMPLGRLSDFIDRRLVMIGSGIFGLTACFAMLIFGGSPVALYIAGFFVGTVLYPVYALNVAHANDMAEPDEYVKISSAIMILYGLGTVTGPLMGGTLMEYFGPNGLIWFLAAAFALYAGYAGYRMTRRPSSEGPSEKTDFQSKPLPMQGPDSSGGIGDRLS
- a CDS encoding uracil-DNA glycosylase, which gives rise to MTPARDMTPAELAALLHFYAEAGVDWLVDDEAVDRVAEFAEQRARGPRASAATTSASPNAPTQTAAPERTRPTAERSAPRPTAPAQAPAVPDEHAVTEARFAAESARSLAELKTALEGFGGCNLKTSARSTIFASGDAASGIMVIGPMPSGDDDREGAAFSGRAGLLLDRMLAAIGLSRADVMITTVMPWRPPGDRTPSQPETAICRPFIERQIELAEPKTVLLLGNFTARFFFGETGTIHALRGQWRDIACGGHAVPAIATLHPQELLTAPASKALAWQDLQAFRARLNRP
- a CDS encoding hsp70 family protein, producing MAHALGLDFGTTNTVMALADADGTTQSVSFTSAAGETDSMRTALSFMKDAQLGARALKVEAGQAAIRQFIDNPGECRFLQSIKTFAASALFQGTLVHARRFQFEDLMEVFLRRLEAYAGDGWPSDAKRIVTGRPVHFAGSNPDPQLAMTRYNEALSRFGFPEVHYVYEPVAAAFYFARNLKKDATVLVADFGGGTTDYSLIRFETNAGRVSATPVGHSGVGLAGDQFDARIIEHLVAPEIGKGSQFKSFGKLLDVPSNYYLSFSRWNQLSVFKTSREFADLQSLVRQATEPDKLELFIELIEHDEGYPLYQAVSATKMALSSAEEAEFHFAPLGAAGRKSVKRSDFENWIADDLARIEGALDDVLASTGTAPESIDKVFLTGGTSFVPAVRRIFTNRFDTDRIETGGEMVSIAHGLSLIGERDDIEQWTA